A part of Rhinolophus ferrumequinum isolate MPI-CBG mRhiFer1 chromosome 11, mRhiFer1_v1.p, whole genome shotgun sequence genomic DNA contains:
- the RHOD gene encoding rho-related GTP-binding protein RhoD gives MKAAQAAGEEAPPGVRSVKVVLVGDGGCGKTSLLMVFAEGAFPESYTPTVFERLTVNLQIKGKPVHLQIWDTAGQVDYDRLRPLFYPDASVLLLCFDVTSPHSFDNIFNRWYPEVSHFCKEVPIIVVGCKTDLRKDRSLVKKLRKNRLEPVTYHRGQEMARSVGAVAYLECSALLHENVHAVFQEAAEVALSSRSRNFWRRITQSFCVVT, from the exons ATGAAGGCGGCCCAGGCTGCGGGTGAGGAGGCGCCGCCAGGCGTGCGGTCCGTCAAGGTGGTCCTGGTGGGCGACGGCGGCTGCGGGAAGACGTCGTTGCTGATGGTCTTCGCCGAAGGGGCCTTCCCCGAG AGCTACACCCCCACGGTGTTTGAGCGGCTCACCGTTAATCTGCAAATAAAGGGCAAACCGGTGCACCTCCAAATCTGGGACACAGCAG GACAAGTCGACTATGACCGCCTGCGGCCCCTGTTCTACCCTGACGCCAGCGTCCTGCTCCTCTGCTTCGACGTCACCAGCCCACACAGCTTTGACAACATCTTTAACCGG tgGTACCCAGAGGTGAGTCACTTCTGTAAGGAGGTGCCCATCATCGTTGTCGGCTGCAAGACTGACCTGCGCAAGGACAGGTCGCTGGTGAAGAAGCTGCGGAAAAATAGGTTGGAGCCCGTGACTTACCACAGG GGCCAGGAGATGGCGAGGTCCGTGGGCGCCGTGGCCTACCTCGAGTGCTCAGCTCTTCTCCACGAAAACGTCCATGCCGTCTTCCAGGAGGCTGCCGAGGTGGCCCTCAGCAGCCGCAGTCGCAACTTCTGGAGGCGGATTACCCAGAGCTTTTGCGTGGTGACCTGA